GTGATAGGGAAAAGAGGAAGGGATGGGAGACATGAAGTGGGGTGACAgaacggggcgggggggggtgccagagctGAGAGTTGCTTGCTGCTTCTAAGAGCTCCTGATTCTTACCATGTCAGTGTCCCTTAGGGAAGGACTTGAGGGCACAAAGGAGGGGCTGGGTAGGAGGAGTTTAGTGGTTAAGAGAAATTAACAAACCGTGAAGCATTGACCACTCTTTTTCTGGGATTGGATTATTTGGGGCTGCAGTGTTCTTTTATACAGTAAAATGCAAGAGCCTGGAGCTGTGCTGGATGGAGTCCGTGCTTGGCTTCAAGACCCTGACAACCAGGGCCTTCCAGAGTATAGATCCTTAGCAGAACTTCACCTGCAGCGAGTGCTACTTCCTCTGGGCCTCCTGTCAGAGGCTGAAGAGCTGGTGGTGGGCTCTGCAGCCTTCAGCGAGAAACAGCGGCTGGATGCGCTTCAGGCCGTTAGTGCAGCGAGGCAGCAGCAGACACATGGGCACTCTGGCTCCGAGGAGACGCGGACACTAAACCAGGAAGGTGGGACATCATCCTTCTGCAGCCCTCTGTGCAGAAGCTGAGGGCTTCCTCCTGGACGTGGGGTCCATCATGACCTTCCTGGGCCTTGGGAACAATGCTTTGTATGAGTAACTTCCAGATTGCAGGATAAGAAATCTGTTGAGGTGCTTCGAAAGCCCAGCGCCTCTGCGGTTGGCTTTGGGAGGCAGGTGGTGCAGGTCTCAGAGCCTTACTTTTGTCTCCTGAAAGTCATCTCCTCCGTGGGCCCTTGTCAGTAGATCTGTCTCCTCTGTGCTGGCCTGGCCAGGATGttacttcaccatctcctgaagcagCGCCTTTCAGCTGTGGAAGGCTGTGCAGGGAAGTTCTTCCTGATGCTGAGTTGAAGTTTTCCTCCTGGTGGTTTTTAACCccctgatctttgttttctctgttcGTGACACATAGAATAGGCATACACGGAGGACCTTCAGCCCTCAGGAGACTACTCCTGTCTCTGAGGTGTTTTCTTTGTGTGCCTAAGAGCAGGGACCTGCTGAGGCAGGGTCCCTTCTTTGCAGCAGGTTGTTGGCTTCAGGGACTCCATGTAACTCCACAAACCCTCTGCCTGTCCCGTGCCTGGGGAGGAGGCGCTCGGATGGCGAGTCCAGGGTGTCTTCAGGGCTTGAAGGTGATGTTCATGTTTGTGCTCAGTCCAAGACGGGATTCTTCACTGTGCCTGTGAGGTGCCCTTTGTTTTCTGCCTTTACTGATCATCAAGAATTATTGCTATGTAACTGTGCATATGTCTTAGGCCAGAATATGAAGAATACTGTGAAGCTGTTAAAGAAACACCAGATGTACCAGGTTCCCCAGCTAAGTTGACATTTCTGTTGAAGTCCTGTCCTACAGAGCTGGTGTGGTGATGTCAGAGTCCTCTTCTACAGAGGTGGTGTCTGGTGACGTCACAGCCCTCCCCTCTGGAGCTGGTGTCGGTGATGTCAGAATCCTCTCCTACGGAGGTTGTGTCTGGTGATGTCACAGTCCTCTCGGATGGAGCTGGCGTCTGGTGACGTCGGAGCCCTCTCCTGTGGAGCTGGCGTCTGGTGACGTCAGAGCCCGCTCCTCTGGAGCTGGTATCTGGTGGCCTCAGAGTCTTCTCCTCTGGAGCTGATGTCTGGTGACGCCAGAGTCCTCTTCTGTGGAGGTGGTGTCTGGTGACGTCAGAGCCCGCTCCTCTGGATGTCGGAGCCCTCTCCTGTGGAGCTGGCGTCTGGTGATGTCGGAGCCCGCTCCTCTGGAGCTGGTATCTGGTGGCATCAGAGTCCTCTCCTCTGGAGCTGATGCTGGTGATGCCAGAGTCCTCTCCTGTGGAGCTGGCGTCTGGTGTCGTCACAGTCCTCTTGGATGGAGCTGGTGTTCTGATATAATCAGTGCTGAAGGCATCTCTGGATGCCTGGGAGCTCCCTTTGAACCATTTTGTGGACTGCATGAGGAAACCAGTCTTGGCTCGACTTAGACTCAAAGCTTGGAGTCGGGAAGCTGCTTCTTTACTGAAGTTCTACTCTGtcaccccgccaggctcctcctcccacaAGTTCCTGTCTCTCCTGACGTTGCTGCACCAGCTCTGGGACTCTGCAGTCAGCCACTTCTTTTCTCTGCCCTTCAGTAAGAGCCTGCTGGCCGCCTTGCTCCTCTGCCTCCTGGTGTTGAGGTTTGATCCAGGTGAGTGAGGAcacctgcctccccacccaccctcccaggACAGGGCGGTTGACCAGGGCTGGGCCTGGGAGCCCTCCTGGGGGTTTTCCGTGGTCTAATCTGCAAGGAGGAGCTGGTGGACCTGAACTGGAGCCAGCCCACCTTGAAGGAGAGACCAGTCCTGGAGAGAGTCCATTCTGCCTTGTCAACTCTGGACGGCCAGGGGTGAACTCTGAGTAGAGCCTCAgggcttatttattttctttttggctgtgctgggtctttgttgctgcacgcaggctttctctagttgtggcaagtaggggctgttcagtagttgtggggcttAGGCTTAGTGGTTGCCACCCAGGCTGTAGAGCATTTGGGCTCCAGTAGGTGCAGtgtatgggcttagctgctctgtagcatgtgggatcttcccagagaagAGATCAAACAcgagcaggcagattctcaaccactggaccaccaagaagtcccctcagaattgaaaaagaaaaaccttcatCGTAATGTGtaaaaaaataacattagattaaaacatgttttgtttcagaaatacaataggaaaaatatatattagagAATATGGAAAACAGGAAAGTATGACGGAGAAAACAAATCAGCCTTCAGTCAGCCACTGTAATCATTAGTCTTTTTCTGGATGTGGATGCAGTTTTGCTTGTCgttaagtattctttttttttcttctagttttgttGATATGTAATTGACAttcagcactgtataagtttaaggtgtagagcataatgatttgacttacatacatcatgaaatgattccCACAGTATGTAC
This window of the Bos taurus isolate L1 Dominette 01449 registration number 42190680 breed Hereford chromosome 5, ARS-UCD2.0, whole genome shotgun sequence genome carries:
- the PEX26 gene encoding peroxisome assembly protein 26 — encoded protein: MKSDPATSAAPLRALGGALRSSEPVRAVPAPSAAALLLEEAADLLVVNLDFGAALRTCERAWQGLAEEPAGASLEVKCSLCVVGIQALAEMDRWREVLSWVLQYYQAPEKLPPKVLELCVLLYSKMQEPGAVLDGVRAWLQDPDNQGLPEYRSLAELHLQRVLLPLGLLSEAEELVVGSAAFSEKQRLDALQAVSAARQQQTHGHSGSEETRTLNQEGSSSHKFLSLLTLLHQLWDSAVSHFFSLPFSKSLLAALLLCLLVLRFDPGE
- the PEX26 gene encoding peroxisome assembly protein 26 isoform X4 — its product is MKSDPATSAAPLRALGGALRSSEPVRAVPAPSAAALLLEEAADLLVVNLDFGAALRTCERAWQGLAEEPAGASLEVKCSLCVVGIQALAEMDRWREVLSWVLQYYQAPEKLPPKVLELCVLLYSKMQEPGAVLDGVRAWLQDPDNQGLPEYRSLAELHLQRVLLPLGLLSEAEELVVGSAAFSEKQRLDALQAVSAARQQQTHGHSGSEETRTLNQEGSSSHKFLSLLTLLHQLWDSAVSHFFSLPFSKSLLAALLLCLLVLRFDPEIQ